A window of the Acidovorax sp. YS12 genome harbors these coding sequences:
- a CDS encoding TonB-dependent receptor yields the protein MDASRGTSGKKKHGGTPGLTPAAWAAALACVAGAAAAQDSSAPTAAQLPTVTVTQERESIDAAPPARAGGQVATGARMGILGNASVMDTPFSVTSYTAEAIANEQARSVADVVAMDPSVRMSSARSNINEDIAIRGFTVPTGDFALNGMFGLAPYWRAPLEAVERVEVLKGPSAALFGMAPGGSTGGVVNLVPKRAGAEPLTRLTAGVMSGSVAGAHLDVARRFGPDNALGARLNVMHRQGDTPIDAQSTRESLASLGLDLRTGKLRASVDLLWQQQRIDNVVRQFQFAPGLAAIPQAPRGTLAYPGYGWSDGHDGSALFKAEYDVSDAVTAYAGWGQRKQNWGAIAGNPVLMNTAGDYSYFGGWQRQGVDSRSAEAGLRASFKTGAVAHSAVLGYTRLAQSQTLGFYTGYAPGMANIYTGQLAPTPSTAGINNPLRPYQDSTLTSLALADTMGLLDDRLLVTLGLRHQKVEGQSYNFMTGLPSGPYYDKTATTPLAGVVFKLQPNLSLYASYVEGLSRGDTAPVSAAIANPGEVLAPYRSRQKEVGMKYEQGGLLATLALFELTRPSAGLAGNVFAANGLQRHRGVEAAMAGEVARGLRLLGGATLIDAVVSRSSTPGLQGKDAMGVPKLQANLGAEWDAGFVPGLTLTGRVIHTAKTHADAANTLQTAAWSRMDAGARYATRIGGKPVTFRLNVENLFNKNYWGISSYGGYLYVGTPRTVSLSAAVDF from the coding sequence ATGGACGCGAGCCGAGGGACCAGCGGGAAGAAGAAGCACGGCGGGACGCCGGGATTGACGCCCGCCGCATGGGCGGCGGCGCTGGCCTGCGTGGCGGGCGCGGCGGCGGCGCAGGACAGCAGCGCGCCCACGGCCGCGCAGCTGCCCACCGTCACGGTGACGCAGGAGCGCGAGTCCATCGACGCCGCGCCGCCCGCGCGCGCCGGCGGCCAGGTCGCCACCGGCGCGCGCATGGGCATCCTGGGCAATGCCTCGGTGATGGACACGCCCTTCAGCGTGACCAGCTACACGGCCGAGGCCATCGCCAACGAGCAGGCGCGCTCCGTGGCCGACGTGGTCGCCATGGACCCCTCGGTGCGCATGTCCAGCGCGCGCTCCAACATCAATGAAGACATCGCCATCCGCGGCTTCACCGTGCCCACCGGGGATTTCGCGCTCAACGGCATGTTCGGCCTCGCGCCGTACTGGCGCGCGCCGCTGGAGGCAGTGGAGCGCGTGGAGGTGCTCAAGGGCCCCTCGGCCGCGCTGTTCGGCATGGCGCCGGGCGGCAGCACGGGCGGCGTGGTCAACCTGGTGCCCAAGCGCGCCGGCGCCGAGCCGCTGACGCGGCTGACGGCGGGCGTGATGTCCGGCTCCGTGGCGGGCGCGCACCTGGACGTGGCCCGCCGCTTCGGCCCCGACAACGCGCTGGGCGCGCGCCTGAACGTCATGCACCGCCAGGGCGACACGCCCATCGACGCGCAATCCACGCGCGAATCGCTGGCCTCGCTGGGGCTGGACCTGCGCACAGGCAAGCTGCGCGCCTCGGTGGATCTGTTGTGGCAGCAGCAGCGCATCGACAACGTGGTGCGCCAGTTCCAGTTCGCGCCGGGCCTGGCGGCCATCCCGCAGGCGCCGCGCGGCACCCTGGCCTATCCCGGCTACGGCTGGAGCGACGGGCACGACGGCTCGGCCCTGTTCAAGGCCGAATACGACGTGTCGGACGCCGTCACCGCCTACGCGGGCTGGGGCCAGCGCAAGCAGAACTGGGGCGCCATCGCGGGCAACCCGGTGCTGATGAACACGGCGGGCGACTATTCGTACTTCGGCGGCTGGCAGCGCCAGGGCGTGGATTCGCGCTCGGCCGAGGCGGGCCTGCGCGCCAGCTTCAAGACCGGCGCCGTCGCCCACAGCGCCGTGCTGGGCTACACGCGCCTGGCGCAGTCGCAGACCCTGGGCTTCTACACCGGCTATGCGCCCGGCATGGCCAACATCTACACCGGCCAGCTGGCGCCCACGCCGTCCACGGCGGGCATCAACAATCCGCTGCGGCCCTACCAGGACTCCACGCTCACCAGCCTGGCGCTGGCCGACACCATGGGCCTGCTGGACGACCGCCTGCTGGTCACGCTGGGCCTGCGCCACCAGAAGGTCGAGGGGCAGAGCTACAACTTCATGACCGGACTGCCCTCGGGCCCGTACTACGACAAGACGGCCACCACGCCGCTGGCGGGCGTGGTGTTCAAGCTGCAGCCGAATCTGTCGCTGTACGCGAGCTACGTCGAGGGCCTGTCGCGCGGCGACACGGCGCCCGTCAGCGCCGCCATCGCCAACCCCGGCGAGGTGCTGGCGCCCTACCGATCCAGGCAAAAGGAAGTGGGCATGAAGTACGAGCAGGGCGGCCTGCTGGCCACCCTGGCGCTGTTCGAGCTGACGCGCCCGAGCGCGGGCCTGGCGGGCAACGTCTTCGCCGCCAACGGCCTGCAGCGCCACCGGGGCGTGGAGGCCGCCATGGCCGGCGAAGTGGCGCGCGGCCTGCGCCTGCTGGGCGGCGCCACGCTGATCGACGCGGTGGTCAGCCGCTCGTCCACCCCCGGCCTGCAGGGCAAGGACGCCATGGGCGTGCCCAAGCTGCAAGCCAACCTGGGCGCGGAATGGGACGCGGGCTTCGTGCCCGGCCTCACGCTCACCGGCCGCGTGATCCACACCGCCAAGACGCATGCCGACGCGGCCAACACGCTGCAGACCGCCGCCTGGTCGCGCATGGACGCGGGCGCGCGCTACGCCACCCGCATCGGCGGCAAGCCCGTCACCTTCCGCCTGAACGTGGAGAACCTGTTCAACAAGAACTACTGGGGCATCTCCAGCTACGGCGGCTACCTGTACGTGGGCACACCGCGCACGGTATCGCTGTCGGCCGCCGTGGACTTCTGA
- a CDS encoding M48 family metallopeptidase, with amino-acid sequence MALPGHAAGRRAVRGAVASTESNHEGLQVNKCISSVGAVALALALAGCETTGGGSAKGGGSALSSALGAASAGGSGAPKEENKVGAALDLFKAATVSDEELKSVSLQYRNYEDRQEKVAPPGNKYAQRLARLTKKHVNEDGLKLNFKVYLSNEVNANATPDGSIRVYSGLMDRMNDQELLGVIGHEIGHVKLAHSLSAMRTAYLASAGRKAASAAGGAGRLADSDLGALGEKLVNSQFSQSQETASDDYGLAFMQKHKYKVQAMESAFRKIAALGGKQGGLDQMLSSHPDPSGRADRMRDKAAGK; translated from the coding sequence ATGGCATTGCCCGGGCATGCGGCCGGGCGGCGCGCTGTGCGCGGGGCCGTGGCATCCACCGAATCCAACCATGAGGGACTCCAAGTGAACAAGTGCATTTCGAGCGTGGGCGCCGTGGCGCTGGCCCTGGCTTTGGCCGGCTGCGAGACGACCGGGGGCGGCAGCGCCAAGGGCGGGGGATCGGCGCTGTCGAGCGCGCTGGGCGCGGCCAGCGCGGGCGGCTCCGGCGCCCCCAAGGAAGAGAACAAGGTGGGCGCGGCGCTGGACCTGTTCAAGGCCGCCACGGTGTCGGACGAGGAACTCAAGTCGGTCTCGCTGCAGTACCGCAACTATGAAGACCGCCAGGAGAAGGTGGCCCCGCCGGGCAACAAGTACGCCCAGCGCCTGGCCCGCCTGACGAAGAAGCACGTGAACGAGGACGGGCTCAAGCTCAACTTCAAGGTGTACCTGAGCAACGAGGTGAACGCCAACGCCACACCCGACGGCTCGATCCGCGTCTACAGCGGCCTGATGGACCGGATGAACGACCAGGAGCTGCTGGGCGTGATCGGCCACGAGATCGGCCACGTCAAGCTGGCCCATTCGCTGTCGGCCATGCGCACGGCATACCTGGCCTCGGCGGGCCGCAAGGCGGCCTCGGCCGCGGGCGGCGCGGGCCGGCTGGCCGACTCGGACCTGGGCGCGCTGGGCGAGAAGCTGGTGAACAGCCAGTTCTCGCAGAGCCAGGAAACCGCGTCGGACGACTACGGCCTGGCCTTCATGCAAAAGCACAAGTACAAGGTGCAGGCCATGGAATCGGCCTTCCGCAAGATCGCCGCGCTGGGCGGCAAGCAAGGCGGCCTGGACCAGATGCTCTCCAGCCACCCCGACCCCTCGGGCCGCGCCGACCGCATGCGCGACAAGGCCGCGGGCAAGTAG
- a CDS encoding IS110 family transposase: MKVTTIGIDLAKNVFQVHGVDEHGRAVFNKPLKRNQIAAFFANLPACLIGMEACASAHHWARKLQGMGHTVRLMAPQFVKPYVKTNKSDAADAAAICEAVTRPSMRFVPVKNIEQQSVLALHRVRQGFVLARTAQANQIRGLLAEFGLVIPQGIGHIHQRVPELIEDASNELLGMFRQLMNKLLEHLKELDRQVQELEAQIVAWHRQSDLSRRLEQIPGIGPVTACALVASLGDARHFKDGRQVAAWLGLVPRQHSSGGKQNLLGISKRGDTYLRTLLIHGARSVIYHTQNKASDSAQCRWVNGVLQRRNKNVAAVALANKNARIVWALLAHDRSYESGYTRQAA, translated from the coding sequence ATGAAGGTTACAACCATTGGCATCGATCTGGCCAAGAATGTGTTTCAAGTCCACGGCGTTGATGAACACGGTCGGGCAGTGTTCAACAAGCCGCTCAAGCGCAACCAGATAGCGGCATTCTTTGCCAACCTACCCGCCTGTCTGATCGGCATGGAAGCTTGCGCCAGCGCCCATCACTGGGCACGCAAGCTCCAGGGCATGGGCCACACCGTGCGCCTGATGGCCCCGCAGTTCGTCAAGCCCTACGTCAAGACCAACAAGAGTGATGCCGCCGATGCTGCTGCCATCTGCGAAGCTGTTACCCGCCCGAGCATGCGTTTCGTGCCCGTCAAGAACATCGAGCAGCAAAGCGTACTGGCCCTGCACCGGGTGCGACAGGGGTTTGTCCTGGCCCGCACCGCGCAAGCCAATCAAATCCGGGGCCTGCTCGCCGAGTTTGGGCTGGTCATTCCACAGGGCATCGGCCACATCCACCAGCGGGTGCCAGAGCTCATCGAGGATGCTTCCAATGAACTGCTCGGCATGTTCCGCCAGCTCATGAACAAGCTGCTGGAGCACCTCAAGGAGCTTGACCGCCAGGTTCAGGAACTGGAAGCGCAAATCGTCGCCTGGCACCGCCAAAGCGATTTGAGCCGCAGGCTCGAACAGATACCCGGCATTGGCCCCGTGACGGCTTGCGCATTGGTCGCTTCGTTGGGCGATGCCAGGCACTTCAAGGATGGTCGACAAGTGGCTGCCTGGCTGGGCCTTGTGCCACGCCAGCACTCCAGCGGGGGCAAGCAAAACTTGCTGGGCATCAGCAAGCGGGGCGACACCTATTTGCGAACCTTGCTGATTCACGGTGCACGCTCGGTGATCTACCACACGCAGAACAAAGCATCCGACAGTGCGCAATGCCGCTGGGTCAATGGCGTGCTACAGCGGCGCAACAAGAACGTGGCAGCGGTGGCGCTGGCCAACAAGAATGCACGCATCGTGTGGGCCTTGCTCGCGCATGACAGAAGTTACGAGTCAGGCTACACACGGCAAGCAGCCTGA
- the pssA gene encoding CDP-diacylglycerol--serine O-phosphatidyltransferase — MSPAPKRFSMIREFHLADWFTLGNAVCGVGALFSTLSYIERHDVRHLLYACALVLAALVFDVLDGRIARWRQKSSAMGRELDSLADVISFGVAPAVIAYGCGMQGLYDRVVLAFFVACGVSRLARFNVTAETLADDSGKVKYFEGTPIPTSIVLVGLLALAAGTGAVREQLWLGKVMLGGFTLHPLVLLFALSGALMISRIRIPKL, encoded by the coding sequence ATGAGTCCCGCCCCGAAACGCTTTTCGATGATCCGCGAGTTCCACCTCGCGGACTGGTTCACGCTCGGCAACGCCGTGTGCGGCGTGGGGGCGCTGTTTTCCACCCTCAGCTACATCGAGCGCCACGACGTGCGCCACCTGCTCTACGCCTGCGCACTGGTGCTGGCGGCGCTGGTGTTCGACGTGCTCGACGGCCGCATCGCGCGCTGGCGCCAGAAAAGCTCGGCCATGGGGCGCGAGCTGGACTCGCTGGCCGACGTGATCTCGTTCGGCGTGGCGCCCGCCGTCATCGCCTACGGCTGCGGCATGCAGGGGCTGTACGACCGCGTGGTGCTGGCCTTCTTCGTGGCCTGCGGCGTGTCGCGCCTGGCGCGCTTCAACGTCACCGCCGAGACCCTGGCCGACGACAGCGGCAAGGTCAAGTACTTCGAGGGCACGCCCATCCCCACCTCCATCGTGCTGGTGGGGCTGCTGGCGCTCGCCGCCGGCACGGGCGCGGTGCGCGAGCAGCTCTGGCTGGGCAAGGTGATGCTCGGCGGCTTCACGCTGCACCCGCTGGTGCTGCTGTTCGCGCTCTCGGGCGCGCTGATGATCAGCCGCATCCGTATTCCCAAACTCTGA
- a CDS encoding acetoacetate--CoA ligase: METSTTPPYVPQLRLYQDWLRQHHGLAFASYDALWRWSVTELDAFWQSVWDYFAVESPTPHRAVLARNRMPGAEWFPGAQVNYARQVLRHVAPAHAAGQPALVSRNEKGLQRELPWPELQRQAAALALHLRAQGVQPGDRVAAYLPNIPETVVAFLATVSLGAVWSVCAPDMGTHAVLDRFRQIAPKVLIAADGVTYGGRDIDRMDVLAALRDALPSVQHVLLVNNLDASRTIAGGASYTSVTARNDAEVAAFEPLWLPFDHPLWIVYSSGTTGLPKPIVHGHGGMILVALQLKALHNDVGASYEPNSFGERYHWYSSTGWVMWNAQIGGLLGGTTCVLYDGNPGGSKEHPDWGVLWRFAAETGVTCFGAGAAFYANCMKAGLNLADCGGLARVRWLGSTGSPLAPEVQAWGTAQFATLGTPDIWWNNLSGGTDFCGAFIGGHRELPMVPGEIQCRMLGAAVESWDEQGRPVLDAVGELVCTQPIPSMPLFLWGDEDGSRYLASYFDMYPPGHGRRPGGGDGPAEMGAVWRHGDWLKIGAQGGCTIYGRSDATINRHGLRMGTSEIYSAVEGLPEVLDSLVVDLEYLGRESYMPLFVVLRPGVPLDDALRARIAGAIRTALSPRFVPDDILQVAEVPRTLSGKKQELPIKKLLLGQPLEKVVNQDAMANPGCLPWYVDFAARRAAGGTARSTVP, from the coding sequence ATGGAGACAAGCACAACACCCCCCTACGTTCCCCAACTGCGCCTGTACCAGGACTGGCTGCGCCAGCACCACGGGCTCGCATTCGCCAGCTACGACGCGCTGTGGCGCTGGTCGGTGACCGAGCTCGATGCCTTCTGGCAAAGCGTGTGGGACTACTTCGCCGTTGAATCCCCCACCCCGCACCGCGCCGTGCTGGCGCGCAACCGCATGCCGGGCGCCGAGTGGTTTCCCGGCGCGCAGGTGAACTACGCGCGCCAGGTGCTGCGCCACGTGGCGCCGGCGCACGCGGCGGGCCAGCCCGCGCTGGTCAGCCGCAACGAGAAGGGCCTGCAGCGCGAGCTGCCATGGCCCGAGCTGCAGCGCCAGGCGGCGGCGCTGGCGCTGCACCTGCGCGCGCAGGGCGTGCAGCCGGGCGACCGCGTGGCCGCCTACCTGCCCAACATTCCCGAGACCGTCGTCGCCTTCCTGGCCACGGTGAGCCTGGGCGCGGTGTGGAGTGTGTGCGCGCCCGACATGGGCACGCACGCCGTGCTCGACCGCTTCCGCCAGATCGCGCCCAAGGTGCTGATCGCCGCCGATGGCGTGACCTACGGCGGACGCGACATCGACCGCATGGACGTGCTGGCCGCGCTGCGCGACGCCCTGCCCTCGGTGCAGCACGTGCTGCTGGTGAACAACCTCGATGCTTCGAGAACCATAGCTGGCGGCGCAAGCTACACAAGCGTTACGGCCCGAAACGATGCCGAAGTGGCGGCCTTCGAGCCGCTGTGGCTGCCGTTCGACCACCCGCTGTGGATCGTCTACTCCAGCGGCACCACCGGGCTGCCCAAGCCCATCGTGCACGGCCACGGCGGCATGATCCTGGTGGCGCTGCAGCTCAAGGCCCTGCACAACGACGTGGGCGCGAGCTACGAGCCGAATTCGTTCGGCGAGCGCTACCACTGGTACAGCTCCACCGGCTGGGTGATGTGGAACGCGCAGATCGGCGGCCTGCTGGGCGGCACCACCTGCGTGCTCTACGACGGCAACCCCGGCGGCAGCAAGGAACACCCCGACTGGGGCGTGCTCTGGCGCTTCGCCGCCGAGACCGGCGTGACCTGCTTCGGCGCGGGCGCGGCCTTCTACGCCAACTGCATGAAGGCCGGGCTGAACCTCGCCGATTGCGGCGGCCTGGCGCGCGTGCGCTGGCTCGGCAGCACCGGCTCGCCGCTGGCGCCCGAGGTGCAGGCGTGGGGCACGGCGCAGTTCGCCACGCTGGGTACGCCAGACATCTGGTGGAACAACCTCTCGGGCGGCACCGACTTCTGCGGCGCCTTCATCGGCGGCCACCGCGAGCTGCCCATGGTGCCGGGCGAGATACAGTGCCGCATGCTCGGCGCCGCCGTCGAATCCTGGGACGAGCAGGGCCGCCCCGTGCTCGATGCCGTGGGCGAACTGGTGTGCACGCAGCCCATTCCCTCGATGCCGCTGTTCCTGTGGGGCGACGAGGACGGTTCGCGCTACCTGGCGAGCTACTTCGACATGTACCCGCCCGGCCACGGCCGCCGGCCCGGCGGCGGCGACGGCCCGGCCGAAATGGGCGCGGTGTGGCGCCACGGCGACTGGCTGAAGATCGGCGCGCAAGGCGGCTGCACCATCTACGGCCGCAGCGACGCCACCATCAACCGCCACGGCCTGCGCATGGGCACGAGCGAGATCTACAGCGCCGTGGAGGGCCTGCCCGAAGTGCTCGACAGCCTGGTGGTCGATCTGGAATACCTCGGGCGCGAGAGCTACATGCCGCTGTTCGTGGTGCTGCGCCCGGGCGTGCCGCTCGACGACGCGCTGCGCGCGCGCATCGCCGGCGCCATCCGCACGGCGCTGAGCCCGCGCTTCGTGCCCGACGACATCCTGCAGGTGGCCGAGGTGCCGCGCACCCTCAGCGGCAAGAAGCAGGAGCTGCCCATCAAGAAGCTGCTGCTGGGCCAGCCGCTGGAGAAAGTGGTCAACCAGGACGCCATGGCCAACCCCGGCTGCCTGCCGTGGTACGTGGACTTCGCCGCGCGCCGCGCCGCCGGGGGCACCGCCAGGAGCACAGTTCCATAA
- a CDS encoding PepSY domain-containing protein, with amino-acid sequence MSTRAWAWTHKWSSIVCTAFMLLLCITGLPLIFHEEIEHLTGVVEARPLPPGTPDASLDRIMQAALERQPSKVIRYMFWDQGEHPDLTMVSMASRIDAPPDEFHTVILDSRTAEVLGEPKLDEGFMYVMLKLHVDMFAGLPGTLFLGFMGLLMVVAIVSGVVLYYPFMRRLKFGALRTRRSPRLKWLDWHNLLGIVTVVWLTVVGLTGTINTLNRIVLGLWQMDQMAEMTAPYKGLPPVTKPARLQASIEAARAAVPGMHVSLVAFPGTMFSSPHHYTFFAKGDTPVTSRLLKPALVDAQTGQLTDSREMPWYVKTLFLSQPLHFGDYGGLPLKILWALLDVAAIVVLGSGLVLWLRKPKAAAAAAQDPELAASLEAPQ; translated from the coding sequence ATGTCGACGCGCGCCTGGGCCTGGACCCACAAGTGGAGCAGCATCGTCTGCACCGCCTTCATGCTGCTCTTGTGCATCACGGGGCTGCCGCTGATCTTCCACGAGGAGATCGAGCACCTGACCGGCGTGGTGGAGGCCAGGCCCCTGCCGCCCGGCACGCCCGACGCCAGCCTGGACCGCATCATGCAGGCCGCGCTGGAGCGGCAGCCCTCCAAGGTCATCCGCTACATGTTCTGGGACCAGGGCGAGCACCCCGACCTGACCATGGTCTCCATGGCCAGCCGCATCGACGCGCCGCCGGACGAGTTCCACACCGTCATCCTCGACTCGCGCACGGCCGAGGTGCTGGGCGAGCCCAAACTGGACGAGGGCTTCATGTACGTCATGCTCAAGCTGCACGTGGACATGTTCGCGGGCCTGCCCGGCACGCTGTTCCTGGGCTTCATGGGCCTGTTGATGGTGGTGGCCATCGTCTCGGGCGTGGTGCTGTACTACCCCTTCATGCGGCGCCTGAAGTTCGGCGCGCTGCGCACGCGCCGCAGCCCGCGCCTGAAGTGGCTGGACTGGCACAACCTGCTGGGCATCGTCACCGTGGTGTGGCTCACGGTGGTGGGCCTCACGGGCACCATCAACACGCTCAACCGCATCGTGCTGGGCCTGTGGCAGATGGACCAGATGGCCGAGATGACCGCGCCCTACAAGGGCCTGCCGCCCGTCACGAAGCCGGCCCGCCTGCAAGCCTCCATCGAGGCCGCGCGCGCCGCCGTGCCCGGCATGCACGTCAGCCTGGTCGCCTTCCCCGGCACCATGTTCTCCAGCCCGCACCACTACACCTTCTTCGCCAAGGGCGACACGCCCGTCACCTCGCGCCTGCTCAAGCCCGCGCTGGTGGACGCGCAGACCGGCCAGCTCACCGATTCGCGCGAGATGCCGTGGTACGTCAAGACCCTGTTCCTGTCGCAGCCGCTGCACTTCGGCGACTACGGCGGGCTGCCGCTCAAGATCCTGTGGGCGCTGCTGGACGTGGCCGCCATCGTGGTGCTGGGCAGCGGCCTGGTCCTGTGGCTGCGCAAGCCCAAGGCAGCGGCCGCCGCCGCGCAAGACCCCGAACTCGCCGCCAGCCTGGAGGCCCCGCAATGA